The Pseudomonas rhizosphaerae genomic sequence ACAGCGAGTCCATACCGCTGATGCAGACGATGTCGCCAGCAGCGGCTTCTTCGACGTCTACACGGTGCAGACCGTGGTGACCCATCAGCTTGAGGATACGGCCGTTGCGCTTCTTGCCATCGGCGCCGATGGCCACAACCGGGGTGTTCGGCTTGACCGAACCACGCGCGATACGGCCAACGCCGATGACGCCCAGGAAGCTGTTGTAGTCCAGAGCGGAGATCTGCATCTGGAATGGACCTTCACGGTCCACGGCTGGCGCTGGAACGTTGTCGACGATCGACTGGTACAGCGGGGTCATGTCTTCGGCCATGTCGGCGTGGTCCAGACCGGCGATGCCGTTCAGGGCCGAGGCGTAGACGACTTTGAAGTCCAGCTGTTCTTCGGTGGCACCCAGGTTGTCGAACAGATCGAAGATCTGGTCCAGAACCCAATCAGGACGCGCGCCAGGACGGTCGACCTTGTTGATGCAGACGATCGGACGCAGGCCGGCTTCGAACGCCTTCTTGGTCACGAAACGGGTTTGCGGCATAGGGCCGTCTTGAGCGTCGACCAGCAGCAGCACGGAGTCGACCATCGACATCACGCGCTCTACTTCACCACCGAAGTCGGCGTGGCCCGGGGTGTCCACGATGTTGATGTGGTAGCCGTTCCAGTTGATGGCGGTGTTCTTGGCCAGAATGGTAATGCCGCGCTCTTTTTCCTGGTCGTTGGAGTCCATCACGCGCTCGTCGTTGAGCTCGTTGCGCTCCAGAGTGCCGGACTGACGCAGGAGTTTGTCTACCAGGGTGGTCTTACCATGGTCAACGTGAGCAATGATGGCGATGTTGCGTAGATTTTCGATCACTTGTGTATCTCGATCAGAGGATTCGGTTGCCGCGCATTCTACGTGGCGAATATTAATCAACGATGTTGCAACCGACCCTGTGGTCGGGGGGGCGATGGCGGATGGATCCACCATTCAACCCCGGAACTCTATGTCGGACGATAAACGCGCACATTGGCATGTCCCTCACTCAACAGATGGTGAGCATGCAGTCGGCTCATGACGCCCCGGTCGCAATACAGCAAGTACTGACGGGTGAAGTCCAGTTCCTTGAAGCGGCTGTTCAGGGCATAAAAAGGCATTGCCTGGACCTCGATGCCGGCCAGTGACAACGGCTGGTCTTCCTGGGCATCGGGGTGGCGGATATCGATGACGACCTGTCCGGGCAGCACTTGGCCGACCTCTTCGACTTCGATATCCCGGCCCAGCTGGTCGATGACTTCATCGATGGACACCAGCTTGGCACGTTCCAGCGCTCGCTCAAGCACAGCCATGTCGAAGGACTTCTCTTCATGCACGACACGTGGCAGTTTTGCGCTGGTGGTCGGGTTGACCGAAATCACGCCGCAATATTCTGGCATGTGTTTGGCAAAATCGGCAGTCCCAATTTCAACGGCTTGATCGATGATGTCCTGTTTATGGCTGGCCAGCAGTGGCCGCAGCACCAATTTGTCGGTGGCGCTGTCGATCGCCGACAGGTTGGGCAGGGTCTGGCTGGACACCTGGGAGATGGCTTCGCCGGTGACCAGCGCAGGAATCTTCAACTGGTCGGCGAAATGCGTGGCCCCACGCAGCATCATGCGCTTGAGGATCACGCCCATGTGGCTGTTGTCGACCTTGCCGAGAATCTCGCCCAGCACTTCTTCGAACGGTACGCTGATGAACAGCACGCGCTGGGAGCTGCCGTACTTCTTCCACAGGAAGTGGGCGACTTCCATCACGCCCAGTTCGTGGGCGCGACCGCCCAGGTTGAAGAAGCAGAAATGCGTCATCAGGCCACGGCGCATGATCTGGTAGGCCGCAACGGTGGAGTCGAACCCGCCGGACATCAACACCAGGGTCTGTTCCAGGGCGCCCAACGGATAGCCGCCCATGCCATCGTGCTGGCCATGGATGACGAACAGGCGCTGGTCACGGATTTCCAGGCGCACCACGACGTCGGGCTTCTTCAGGTCGATGCCGGCGGCGCCACACTCGCGGCGCAACTGGCTGCCGACGGTGCGCTCCACGTCCATCGAGCTGAACGCGTGTTTGCCGGCACGCTTGGCACGCACCGAAAAGATCTTTCCAGGCAGCAGCGGGCCGAAGTGCGCCTTGCACTTGGCCACGATGTCATCCATGTCGCCCAGCGGGTATTCGTCCACTTGCAGGAAATGCGCGATACCTGGCGTGCAGCTCAGGCGCTCGTTCATCTCGCGCAACACCTTGGCGTCCGTCAGCTTGGTCTGGACTTCAAGGTTGTCCCACACGCCAGTGACCATCAGCTGCGGGTCCAGGTCACGGAGCACCATGCGAATGTTCTTGGCGAGCTGGCGGATGAAGCGCTTGCGCACCGGCGGGCTCTTGATGGTGATCTCTGGGAAGACTTTTACGATAAGTTTCATGAAAACAGCGCGCGAAATGCCAGCCTGAAAAGAGGGGCGCGGATTATAGCGGAAATTGCTCAAGGTTTGACCAGTTATCGTACGAACGGCCAAACGCACCATTCTGGACCACCCACAAACACCCCGCACCAAACCAGCGCACCCACATTCACCACAGCCCCCTGTTGCAGTGGTGCATGCAGCGTCCAGCCTTTATACGCACCGATGCCTGAAACAGAGCATGACGCGGCTTGCGCCGCTGCTACAGGGGAATGTGCTCGAACATAGGGATCGTGCACAGCGGCGTTGCGCCCATCACGGGGCACTGGCATGCAAATTGCTCCCTTGTGAGGCAGGTTGCCTTGGCCGACTATCGGGCCCGGCATCACTCATATTTGGGGGCCCCTTTCATAATTGGCCCTATTCCACCCCGGAGGACAACATGTCGAAGTCGGTTCAACTCATCAAAGATCATGACGTCAAGTGGATTGATCTGCGCTTTACTGATACCAAAGGCAAGCAGCAGCACGTGACCATGCCAGCGCGCGATGCTCTGGATGACGACTTCTTCGAAGTCGGCAAGATGTTCGACGGCTCCTCCATCGAAGGCTGGAAAGGCATCGAAGCCTCCGACATGATCCTGCTGCCCGACGACAGCACTGCCGTGCTCGACCCGTTCACCGAAGAGCCGACCCTGATCCTGGTCTGCGACATCATCGAACCGTCGACCATGCAAGGCTACGATCGCGACCCACGCGCCATCGCCCACCGTGCCGAGGAATACCTGAAGTCGACCGGTATCGGCGACACCGTGTTCGTCGGTCCGGAACCTGAATTCTTCATCTTCGACGAAGTGAAGTTCAAGTCGGACATCTCCGGCTCCATGTTCAAGATCTTCTCGGAACAGGCTTCCTGGATGACCGACCAGGATGTGGAAGGCGGCAACAAGGGCCACCGTCCGGGCGTCAAGGGCGGCTACTTCCCAGTGCCTCCGGTCGACCACGACCACGAAATCCGTACCGCCATGTGCAACGCACTGGAAGAGATGGGTCAGGTCGTCGAAGTTCACCACCACGAAGTGGCGACTGCCGGCCAGAACGAAATCGGCGTCAAGTTCAACACCCTGGTCGCCAAGGCCGACGAAGTGCAAACCCTGAAGTACGTCGTGCACAACGTTGCCGACGCCTACGGCCGCACCGCTACCTTCATGCCCAAGCCACTGTACGGTGACAACGGTTCGGGTATGCACGTGCACATGTCGATCTCCAAGGACGGCAAGAACACCTTCGCCGGCGAAGGCTATGCCGGCCTGTCCGACACCGCCCTGTACTTCATCGGCGGCATCATCAAGCACGGCAAGGCACTGAACGGCTTCACCAACCCGTCGACCAACTCCTACAAGCGTCTGGTCCCAGGTTTCGAAGCTCCAGTGATGCTGGCCTACTCGGCTCGCAACCGTTCCGCCTCGATCCGCATTCCTTACGTCAACAGCCCTAAAGGCCGTCGTATCGAAGCCCGTTTCCCGGATCCGGCAGCCAACCCGTACCTGGCTTTCGCAGCCCTGCTGATGGCTGGCCTGGACGGCATCCAGAACAAGATCCACCCTGGCGACGCTGCCGACAAGAACCTGTACGACCTGCCGCCTGAAGAGGCCAAGGAAATCCCACAGGTGTGCGGCAGCTTGAAGGAAGCCCTGGAAGAGCTGGACAAGGGCCGTGCGTTCCTGACAAAGGGCGGCGTGTTCAGCGACGACTTCATCGATGCCTTCATTCACCTGAAGAGCGAAGAAGAAATCAAGGTTCGTACCTTCGTACACCCACTGGAATACGACCTGTACTACAGCGTCTGATCCCTGTGATGTGACAGAAAGGCCACCCTCGGGTGGCCTTTTTTCGTTGGGCGGCTGCCGTGGCAACGATGCACCCGCGCCGCCATTTGCTCTATGCTGGCCCCCATGCAAGCGCCACTCAGAGAAGTCTCCATGCGCTCACCCCTAGCCTGCCTGTTGCTACTGCTGTGTTCGCTGCCTGCCGCGGCGCAGATCTACAAGTACACCGACGCCCAGGGCAACACCGCCTACAGCAATCAACCACCCGAGGGGCGTGCGAGCCAGACGGTCGAGCTACCGCCGCTCAACAGCGTCGAATCGCTGCGCAAGCCGGCGCCGGTGACCCTGCCGAGCACCGCCGTCCAGGTGCCGCAGACTCAGTACAGCCAGCTGGAACTGACCGGGCTGCCTAGCGATGAAGCGCTTCGCGCCAACAACGGTACCTTCGATGTCGGCGTAGCGATCGTGCCCCGCCTGCGCTCCGGAGACCGGCTGCGCCTGGTCCTCGACGGCCAGCCTTATGGCCAGCCGACCAACGTACCGCGCCTGCAACTGGTGAATGTCGATCGCGGCGAACATAGCCTGGCAGTGCAGGTCGTCGACAGCCAGGACGCGGTCGTCCAGGAAAGCGCCACCGTCACCTTCACGGTGCAGCGGGTTCATCTTCCATGAGGTATTGGGCGCTGCTCTGGCTGGCCTTGAGCACCGCGTCGGCCCAGGCTGCGGTGTACACCTACGTCGACGCCAACGGCAACCGGGTGTTCACCGACCAGCCCGGCCAGGGCGCCAAGCGCGTGCCGATGCCGGAGCGCTCCAGCTCCGCCGCACCGGCCACGGTTGCGCCGCCACGCACCAGCAAGGTGCCTGTGCCGAACAAGGCGCCTGCGATGCGCTATCAGATGCTGCGTATTCTGGGGCCACTGCCGGACACCGCCGTGCGCGAAGAAGACGGCTCACTGATCGTGACCCTCACCAGCGAACCGGCGTTGCAGCCCAATCATCGCTACCGCCTGTTGCTGGACGGCGAAGTTGCCCAGGCACCCGGGCGCAGTCCGGTGTTCGCGTTGAGCAATGTCGACCGGGGCACCCATAGCCTGGCCGCCGAGATCATCGATCAGGACGACCATGTGATCGAGCGTACGCCCGCACAGCCCGTGCATCTGCAGCGTATATCGCTGATCCAGAAACGGCGCGTTCACCCTTGTCGTAATGCCGACTACGGTGTGCGCCCCGAATGTCCGCTCAAGGACAAGCCGGAAGACGACTGAGCAGCTCTCGGTCGCTAAATATCCGGTAACACATGCGCACCCATATGGTGCGCTATCATGCTCATCGTGAGGCGTGCGGTTCCATTTTGGT encodes the following:
- the thiI gene encoding tRNA uracil 4-sulfurtransferase ThiI, whose protein sequence is MKLIVKVFPEITIKSPPVRKRFIRQLAKNIRMVLRDLDPQLMVTGVWDNLEVQTKLTDAKVLREMNERLSCTPGIAHFLQVDEYPLGDMDDIVAKCKAHFGPLLPGKIFSVRAKRAGKHAFSSMDVERTVGSQLRRECGAAGIDLKKPDVVVRLEIRDQRLFVIHGQHDGMGGYPLGALEQTLVLMSGGFDSTVAAYQIMRRGLMTHFCFFNLGGRAHELGVMEVAHFLWKKYGSSQRVLFISVPFEEVLGEILGKVDNSHMGVILKRMMLRGATHFADQLKIPALVTGEAISQVSSQTLPNLSAIDSATDKLVLRPLLASHKQDIIDQAVEIGTADFAKHMPEYCGVISVNPTTSAKLPRVVHEEKSFDMAVLERALERAKLVSIDEVIDQLGRDIEVEEVGQVLPGQVVIDIRHPDAQEDQPLSLAGIEVQAMPFYALNSRFKELDFTRQYLLYCDRGVMSRLHAHHLLSEGHANVRVYRPT
- a CDS encoding DUF4124 domain-containing protein, whose protein sequence is MRSPLACLLLLLCSLPAAAQIYKYTDAQGNTAYSNQPPEGRASQTVELPPLNSVESLRKPAPVTLPSTAVQVPQTQYSQLELTGLPSDEALRANNGTFDVGVAIVPRLRSGDRLRLVLDGQPYGQPTNVPRLQLVNVDRGEHSLAVQVVDSQDAVVQESATVTFTVQRVHLP
- a CDS encoding DUF4124 domain-containing protein; translated protein: MRYWALLWLALSTASAQAAVYTYVDANGNRVFTDQPGQGAKRVPMPERSSSAAPATVAPPRTSKVPVPNKAPAMRYQMLRILGPLPDTAVREEDGSLIVTLTSEPALQPNHRYRLLLDGEVAQAPGRSPVFALSNVDRGTHSLAAEIIDQDDHVIERTPAQPVHLQRISLIQKRRVHPCRNADYGVRPECPLKDKPEDD
- the glnA gene encoding glutamate--ammonia ligase is translated as MSKSVQLIKDHDVKWIDLRFTDTKGKQQHVTMPARDALDDDFFEVGKMFDGSSIEGWKGIEASDMILLPDDSTAVLDPFTEEPTLILVCDIIEPSTMQGYDRDPRAIAHRAEEYLKSTGIGDTVFVGPEPEFFIFDEVKFKSDISGSMFKIFSEQASWMTDQDVEGGNKGHRPGVKGGYFPVPPVDHDHEIRTAMCNALEEMGQVVEVHHHEVATAGQNEIGVKFNTLVAKADEVQTLKYVVHNVADAYGRTATFMPKPLYGDNGSGMHVHMSISKDGKNTFAGEGYAGLSDTALYFIGGIIKHGKALNGFTNPSTNSYKRLVPGFEAPVMLAYSARNRSASIRIPYVNSPKGRRIEARFPDPAANPYLAFAALLMAGLDGIQNKIHPGDAADKNLYDLPPEEAKEIPQVCGSLKEALEELDKGRAFLTKGGVFSDDFIDAFIHLKSEEEIKVRTFVHPLEYDLYYSV